A region from the Pseudodesulfovibrio sp. JC047 genome encodes:
- a CDS encoding NlpC/P60 family protein, producing the protein MFDQQVITAAMDHARAKFPCEACGLVVDSEYLPRENTADDPLNDFRIAPQAFVAASRKGEVQAVIHSHPKGPDWPSHVDQVEQLRMGLAWGIVPFIGQVPQSPFFWGGDTPIAPLVGRPFRPVAADCYTLFRDWLRVHRDVVLPDLERSDEWWDGDEDNRFMEGVEAIGFRAVDDDPKLGDGVLMQVCSSKVNHCGIYVGNGLLLHHLQNRLSREEPYIRWRKHVRTIIRRVQS; encoded by the coding sequence ATGTTTGATCAGCAAGTCATAACGGCAGCCATGGACCATGCGCGAGCTAAATTTCCTTGTGAAGCCTGCGGGCTGGTCGTGGACAGTGAATATCTGCCGCGAGAGAACACGGCGGACGATCCGCTTAACGATTTTCGAATTGCGCCACAGGCGTTTGTTGCGGCCAGCCGCAAGGGAGAGGTGCAAGCCGTTATCCACTCCCATCCTAAGGGACCGGATTGGCCGAGCCATGTGGATCAGGTGGAACAACTGCGCATGGGACTGGCATGGGGCATCGTTCCGTTTATTGGTCAAGTGCCGCAATCTCCGTTTTTTTGGGGCGGGGATACGCCGATCGCCCCGCTTGTGGGACGCCCTTTTCGACCTGTGGCGGCGGACTGCTACACTCTATTCAGGGATTGGCTGCGGGTGCATCGTGATGTTGTCTTGCCGGACCTCGAACGCTCTGACGAGTGGTGGGACGGCGACGAGGACAACCGGTTTATGGAAGGGGTCGAGGCCATTGGTTTCCGTGCCGTGGATGACGACCCGAAGCTGGGTGACGGCGTGTTAATGCAGGTTTGTTCCAGCAAGGTTAATCATTGTGGGATCTACGTGGGCAACGGACTGCTTTTGCATCACTTGCAAAACCGGTTGTCTCGCGAAGAACCGTACATTCGTTGGCGCAAGCATGTGCGTACAATCATTCGGAGGGTACAATCGTGA
- a CDS encoding phage tail protein, which produces MAKGKSIEIKGVPKLLKAIEGIEKGSRTIIRDAVNRTADGARTDSVRLIRQHLMLKAKSVRDNIRVVKGTKDRPVARLIAKGKKGLPLLGNYPVRPGRLGTRKPKEGVSVQIKKHGTRKILKGSFLAKMKSGHVGVFKREKGAKRLPVKQLFGVGFIGLMERGMIHRKLKKSINSRLEKILRQGINRLYHKNLQKVERLRG; this is translated from the coding sequence ATGGCAAAGGGCAAATCCATTGAGATCAAGGGCGTGCCAAAGTTGCTCAAAGCCATTGAAGGCATTGAGAAGGGAAGCCGAACGATTATCAGGGATGCTGTCAACCGAACTGCGGATGGTGCCCGGACTGATTCTGTCAGGTTGATTCGTCAACACCTTATGCTCAAGGCCAAATCCGTGCGGGATAATATCCGCGTAGTCAAAGGGACTAAGGACCGGCCAGTTGCCCGTCTTATAGCCAAAGGCAAAAAAGGATTGCCCCTTTTGGGCAATTACCCGGTGCGTCCTGGCAGATTAGGAACCAGAAAGCCCAAGGAAGGTGTGTCCGTTCAGATCAAGAAGCACGGCACTCGTAAAATCCTCAAAGGGTCTTTTCTGGCAAAAATGAAATCAGGTCATGTCGGCGTATTCAAGAGAGAAAAAGGGGCCAAACGTCTCCCTGTTAAACAACTCTTCGGCGTTGGGTTCATCGGCTTGATGGAGCGAGGCATGATTCATCGCAAATTGAAAAAGAGTATCAACTCGCGGCTGGAGAAAATTCTTAGGCAGGGGATCAATCGTTTGTATCACAAAAATTTGCAGAAAGTTGAGAGGTTGAGGGGATGA
- a CDS encoding S49 family peptidase has product MNDWLSLLNVPWAISDEGMEILTRALGLTRQGPDGGSQFFSLDWQEAQTTAPRIDHGNVSEIEVFGPMVKRPMVVPSGFCVASYEAVRATLELVLDDDSVDAVVLNIDSPGGTVDGCRELAEFVFSVRGEKPIVALANGTMTSAAQYVGAAADRTVATSPMTVVGSVGVIQRHIDWSKLNAEIGVKPTWMHAGSRKATGNPDEPLSKSDLAYFQERLDQAYEIFTSDVARYLGLDLAEVAAWADGQHFRASVGLELGLMHDIMTRQELIASLKEEAMTKTAAQLRNDHPDAVQEIVRSTERATRDTVDKEKAEAVTQAKTEARDEALAMVGAIMGDEAKAKLEPVLKAENSVEQATAIAKAMTPTRSDDDKDKETAVEQGGVTRAAILEGLKGADFGGVAPGGQSEMTEEQKREAVIERMSKL; this is encoded by the coding sequence ATGAATGATTGGCTTTCTCTCTTGAATGTTCCGTGGGCCATTTCCGACGAAGGTATGGAAATTTTGACCAGAGCCCTTGGGCTGACTCGGCAAGGACCTGATGGCGGTTCGCAGTTCTTTTCACTGGATTGGCAGGAGGCTCAAACAACGGCTCCGCGAATTGACCATGGCAACGTTTCTGAGATTGAGGTGTTTGGGCCAATGGTGAAGCGACCAATGGTCGTCCCTTCCGGTTTTTGTGTGGCATCCTATGAGGCTGTTCGAGCTACCCTTGAGCTGGTCCTTGATGATGATTCCGTGGATGCGGTTGTTCTCAATATCGATTCTCCCGGTGGAACCGTGGACGGCTGTCGAGAATTGGCAGAGTTCGTTTTTTCTGTGCGTGGAGAAAAGCCCATTGTGGCTTTGGCCAACGGCACTATGACCAGTGCTGCCCAGTATGTTGGTGCGGCTGCGGACAGAACGGTGGCGACCAGTCCAATGACAGTGGTTGGTTCCGTTGGAGTGATCCAGCGGCACATCGATTGGTCCAAGCTCAATGCAGAGATTGGCGTTAAACCGACTTGGATGCATGCAGGCAGCCGCAAGGCAACCGGCAATCCTGATGAGCCTTTGTCCAAGAGCGATCTGGCTTATTTTCAAGAGCGTCTGGATCAAGCCTATGAAATTTTCACTTCCGACGTTGCCCGATATCTCGGGCTGGACCTGGCAGAGGTCGCCGCATGGGCGGACGGCCAGCACTTCCGGGCGTCAGTCGGTCTGGAGCTGGGGTTGATGCATGACATCATGACCCGGCAGGAACTCATTGCATCCTTAAAGGAGGAAGCCATGACCAAAACGGCAGCGCAGCTCCGGAACGACCATCCCGATGCTGTGCAGGAAATCGTGAGATCCACTGAGCGAGCAACTCGCGACACGGTGGACAAGGAAAAGGCTGAGGCTGTGACTCAGGCCAAGACTGAAGCCAGGGATGAAGCCCTTGCCATGGTCGGAGCCATTATGGGTGACGAAGCCAAGGCCAAATTGGAACCGGTCCTCAAGGCCGAAAACAGTGTTGAGCAAGCCACGGCCATCGCCAAAGCCATGACTCCGACCAGGAGTGACGACGACAAGGACAAGGAAACTGCCGTTGAACAGGGTGGCGTTACTCGTGCCGCCATTTTGGAAGGTCTCAAGGGGGCGGATTTTGGTGGGGTTGCTCCTGGCGGTCAGTCCGAGATGACTGAGGAACAGAAACGCGAAGCCGTTATTGAGCGGATGAGCAAGCTTTAG
- a CDS encoding phage tail length tape measure family protein, translated as MAVIETQIKAINKSEREFKKLHKDLKKTQTEGRKATTVWDRFGKAGKGAANDVSKAMESASGKTGMFGATLGRLGPTGLAVGAAIGTMTAGLVSGTMEMAEWERRLGRTEALLKSTGYAAGLTASELDNLARERDLATLGDRNEIMDAINLMQTYKSVSGDTFRESITLAQDMSAVTGQSLTSATTMLGKALEDPIRGLTSMRRVGVSFTQTEEEVIKAMADANDIAGAQAKILEVLRGQFGGAAEGEAKNLLGTLDTLSYEWRDLKEAMSNTDAAMDGVNALIGVIRELQYAVKDTFGEFSGDEQVALLEASIANQKRLIEAMRDEAVELPVLDAWIGKSAHLDAAQEKLEELEGQLHRIEALQEGGEMRDMFVIKDQGKKAADSRASDYEIQEQIRKEEEAQKAKEAADKKAAAEKARLEKEAVRIAEAEIKAREKRLADYRLQLDEARLGKEYVKRQEIEAQYQQMLADGISQADADFWKGKEIEKLTDKVKDNVSQWKDAFGEFGDEAESVFGSVKNGLMDSLSTGNDLLDQLIGKLLDLGMAQIEGMVLGGHSAGGFDFFGTLGGFVSSIFHDGGVIGGSAPARIAPVDLFKGAPRFHGGGILGPREVPIIGKEGELILNAMQQKNVAGVIGGGATFVFNADISLPTPSGNRDQDSTYLDDAAKAMERQFDVWWSGKMRQAQRPGGQLNGGPRV; from the coding sequence ATGGCTGTCATCGAGACTCAGATCAAGGCGATCAATAAATCCGAGCGAGAGTTCAAGAAGCTCCATAAGGATTTGAAAAAGACCCAGACCGAGGGCCGGAAGGCTACTACGGTCTGGGACCGTTTTGGCAAGGCCGGAAAAGGCGCGGCCAACGATGTGTCCAAGGCCATGGAGAGTGCGTCCGGTAAGACCGGAATGTTTGGCGCGACTCTTGGGCGGCTTGGCCCGACCGGATTGGCTGTTGGTGCTGCCATCGGAACCATGACGGCTGGTTTGGTGTCGGGGACCATGGAGATGGCTGAGTGGGAGCGGCGACTCGGCAGGACCGAGGCTTTGCTCAAATCCACGGGGTATGCGGCGGGTTTGACCGCGAGTGAATTGGATAATCTGGCGCGTGAGCGAGATCTCGCAACTTTGGGTGACCGAAATGAGATTATGGACGCTATCAATCTCATGCAGACATATAAGTCCGTGTCCGGTGATACTTTTCGTGAATCCATTACATTGGCTCAGGACATGAGCGCGGTCACGGGTCAATCTTTGACCAGTGCAACGACGATGCTCGGCAAGGCCCTGGAGGATCCTATCAGGGGATTGACGTCCATGCGTCGGGTGGGCGTGAGTTTTACTCAGACGGAAGAGGAAGTCATCAAGGCGATGGCAGATGCCAATGATATCGCCGGGGCACAGGCCAAAATTTTGGAAGTTCTGCGGGGACAATTCGGAGGAGCCGCCGAAGGTGAAGCCAAAAATTTACTCGGTACATTGGACACGTTGTCCTACGAGTGGCGGGACTTGAAAGAAGCCATGTCCAACACTGATGCAGCCATGGACGGGGTCAATGCGCTTATTGGCGTTATCCGAGAACTTCAATATGCGGTCAAGGACACGTTCGGTGAATTTTCTGGGGACGAACAGGTTGCCTTGCTGGAAGCATCCATTGCCAATCAAAAGAGATTGATCGAAGCAATGCGCGACGAAGCTGTCGAATTGCCTGTGTTGGATGCCTGGATAGGCAAGAGTGCTCATTTGGATGCGGCTCAAGAAAAATTGGAGGAGCTGGAGGGACAGCTTCATCGCATCGAGGCCCTGCAGGAAGGCGGGGAGATGCGTGACATGTTTGTCATCAAGGATCAGGGCAAGAAAGCAGCGGATTCTCGTGCCAGCGATTATGAAATTCAAGAGCAAATAAGGAAAGAGGAAGAGGCGCAAAAAGCAAAGGAGGCTGCAGACAAGAAAGCCGCCGCTGAGAAGGCCCGTTTGGAGAAGGAGGCCGTTCGTATTGCAGAGGCCGAAATCAAGGCGCGTGAGAAGCGGCTGGCAGACTACAGGCTTCAGCTTGATGAAGCTCGGCTTGGCAAGGAGTACGTCAAGCGGCAGGAAATCGAAGCGCAATATCAGCAAATGTTGGCCGATGGTATATCCCAGGCTGATGCCGATTTTTGGAAAGGGAAGGAAATTGAGAAATTGACCGACAAGGTCAAGGACAATGTCAGCCAGTGGAAAGATGCCTTTGGTGAGTTCGGCGATGAGGCGGAGTCGGTCTTTGGGAGTGTAAAAAATGGACTAATGGATTCCTTGTCCACTGGGAATGATTTGTTGGATCAACTTATTGGGAAATTGCTTGATTTGGGTATGGCCCAGATAGAGGGCATGGTTTTGGGAGGCCATTCAGCTGGTGGATTTGATTTCTTTGGAACTCTTGGCGGATTTGTTTCCTCTATTTTTCATGATGGTGGTGTGATTGGCGGCTCAGCCCCAGCACGGATTGCGCCTGTAGATTTGTTTAAGGGTGCTCCGCGATTTCATGGTGGTGGCATTTTAGGACCTCGCGAAGTTCCGATTATCGGCAAAGAGGGGGAACTTATTCTCAACGCCATGCAGCAAAAAAATGTGGCCGGGGTTATTGGCGGTGGGGCAACATTTGTTTTTAACGCCGATATTTCTTTGCCGACACCGAGCGGAAACAGAGATCAGGATTCTACTTATCTTGATGATGCGGCAAAGGCTATGGAGCGGCAGTTTGACGTGTGGTGGTCGGGCAAGATGCGACAGGCTCAGCGGCCAGGAGGTCAACTGAACGGAGGCCCGCGAGTATGA
- a CDS encoding major capsid protein, whose translation MDTHVTFERRTLTGVMNKRPKKPGLFKSLFFPESSRNTLDTSTAEIHTIVGGKKLIPFVSDVEGGTIVEGTKQESQIVKTPRLRPKVPFKASDLLDFSKPGEPPLVKPGVADDRVETKVSRDLQEVKDRCEITIEYMASKSLCGGKIIVTQDNIQFEIDFRMPATHIIVLSAGSKWNDSGVNPLENLEEWADLIVEACGLSPDVCIMGTNAHKAFRNNAAVQAELDNRRIESGAYAPVVGKAYKGHVQGVDVFRYGGTYHDVDDSPVKLMEPDYILLGCTDAENSLEFGRPTDLECDGPTEYFTKSDLKKDPSQLDQITETRPLPWNKQPDAFVYVKVV comes from the coding sequence ATGGATACCCATGTTACTTTCGAGAGGCGGACCCTGACCGGGGTCATGAACAAGCGCCCCAAGAAACCGGGGCTGTTCAAGTCCCTGTTTTTCCCCGAATCCAGCCGTAATACGTTGGATACATCCACCGCCGAAATCCACACCATCGTGGGGGGCAAAAAGCTGATTCCCTTTGTCTCTGATGTCGAGGGTGGCACTATCGTGGAAGGCACCAAACAGGAGTCACAGATTGTCAAGACTCCTCGTTTGCGCCCCAAAGTGCCGTTCAAGGCTTCCGATCTGCTGGATTTTTCCAAGCCAGGAGAACCTCCCCTTGTCAAGCCTGGCGTGGCTGATGACCGGGTGGAAACAAAGGTTTCTCGTGATCTGCAGGAGGTCAAGGACCGGTGCGAGATCACTATCGAATACATGGCCTCCAAGTCCTTGTGCGGTGGCAAGATCATTGTGACCCAGGACAACATTCAGTTCGAGATTGATTTCCGTATGCCTGCTACCCACATTATTGTTTTGAGCGCCGGTTCCAAGTGGAATGATTCCGGAGTTAATCCGTTGGAGAATCTGGAAGAATGGGCGGACCTTATTGTGGAGGCCTGTGGGTTGAGTCCTGACGTTTGTATTATGGGTACCAATGCTCATAAGGCGTTCCGTAACAACGCCGCTGTTCAAGCTGAACTGGATAATCGACGTATTGAATCCGGTGCCTATGCCCCAGTGGTTGGCAAAGCATACAAAGGCCATGTGCAGGGGGTGGATGTTTTCCGATATGGGGGCACCTACCACGATGTGGACGACTCCCCCGTGAAGTTGATGGAACCGGACTATATTCTTCTGGGATGCACGGATGCCGAGAATTCTCTTGAATTCGGTCGTCCGACGGATCTGGAGTGCGACGGCCCTACCGAATACTTTACCAAATCGGACCTCAAAAAAGATCCCTCTCAGCTTGACCAGATTACTGAGACCCGGCCCCTTCCCTGGAATAAACAGCCTGACGCATTCGTGTACGTCAAAGTCGTCTAG
- a CDS encoding head decoration protein: protein MTRKYSSYTSLEQVRFVGDHPVLMKPLTLLSSGTVREVKAGTVLGKVTASDKHTEWDVSASDGSQNADLILAETVNVPASGDEKSVAYRHGEFLEIGLTFDPDANAAQILAAKDVLEAKGVYIK, encoded by the coding sequence GTGACTCGTAAATATAGCAGCTATACCTCTCTGGAGCAGGTTCGTTTCGTGGGCGATCATCCTGTGTTGATGAAGCCACTCACGCTTCTTTCCAGTGGAACGGTGCGGGAAGTGAAAGCCGGTACCGTGCTTGGTAAGGTGACAGCTTCCGACAAACACACTGAATGGGACGTCAGCGCCTCAGATGGTTCCCAGAATGCTGATTTGATTCTGGCCGAGACTGTGAATGTGCCTGCTTCCGGAGATGAAAAGAGTGTGGCCTACCGTCATGGTGAATTCCTTGAAATAGGCCTGACCTTCGACCCCGATGCAAACGCCGCCCAGATTTTGGCGGCCAAGGACGTTTTGGAAGCCAAGGGCGTCTACATCAAATAA
- a CDS encoding DUF5675 family protein: MIEKMFIKRDICDELASLGELFIVDDLGERKVLCTLENPWLDNQTNISCIPVGDYICRCVISPKYGETFEIVGVEGRTHILFHWGNFVENTDGCVLLGLTREEYVPAVWNSRAAHAQFMEMLEGVDEFSLNIYEEAA; encoded by the coding sequence ATGATTGAGAAAATGTTCATTAAGCGTGACATCTGCGACGAGCTGGCCAGTCTCGGCGAACTTTTTATCGTTGACGATCTGGGCGAACGGAAAGTTCTCTGCACTTTGGAAAATCCGTGGCTCGACAATCAAACCAATATTTCCTGCATCCCGGTGGGCGACTACATTTGTCGCTGTGTGATTTCTCCCAAGTATGGCGAGACTTTTGAAATTGTGGGCGTGGAAGGCCGGACGCATATCCTTTTTCACTGGGGGAATTTTGTCGAGAACACAGATGGTTGTGTTTTGCTCGGCTTGACCCGCGAAGAATATGTGCCTGCTGTTTGGAACAGCAGGGCGGCACATGCTCAGTTCATGGAAATGTTGGAAGGTGTCGATGAATTTTCGTTGAATATTTACGAGGAGGCCGCATAG
- a CDS encoding tail assembly protein, which produces MMRTVYLHGYLGETFGTEFRLDIATPTEAVRAFAANFGKRFLSMIRDGEWHIIAGESLDEGEDYGYQDMLALGLGASDLHIAPAVRGSSGRGLAQIVIGVVIVIASIYTGGAAGGMSASAFSVGGASVSYGSLAAMGAMMAVSGIAQALTPVPKLGSGYGDREDVDERPSFLFTGPKNTTEQGGPVPVVYGRHRVGWTLVSSGVEVEQI; this is translated from the coding sequence GTGATGCGGACCGTTTATTTGCATGGCTATCTGGGCGAGACGTTTGGTACGGAATTTCGGCTTGATATTGCTACGCCCACCGAGGCCGTGCGAGCTTTTGCTGCTAATTTTGGCAAGCGTTTTTTGTCCATGATCCGCGACGGGGAGTGGCATATTATTGCTGGGGAATCGCTCGATGAGGGCGAAGATTACGGATATCAAGATATGCTTGCCTTGGGGCTTGGTGCATCGGACCTGCATATCGCCCCGGCTGTGCGCGGTTCCAGCGGGCGCGGTTTAGCTCAAATCGTTATAGGCGTGGTCATTGTCATTGCCTCTATTTATACCGGTGGCGCGGCGGGTGGCATGTCTGCGTCGGCATTTTCTGTCGGTGGCGCGTCAGTGTCTTATGGTAGTCTTGCCGCTATGGGAGCGATGATGGCTGTGTCTGGCATTGCACAGGCGTTGACTCCGGTTCCCAAGCTCGGAAGCGGCTACGGAGATCGCGAAGACGTGGACGAACGGCCTTCATTTCTGTTCACCGGTCCGAAAAATACCACGGAACAGGGTGGACCTGTGCCGGTGGTATATGGACGGCATCGCGTTGGATGGACGCTGGTATCAAGCGGCGTGGAGGTTGAGCAGATATGA
- a CDS encoding phage tail protein — MNLMTFVPPVSPDYPASRSSAANVKTLTFGDGYSQRTPSGLNSLSCSMSLTWSKLVKSEADLIEAFFQGRKGTEAFYWTAPHQEAAQKWVCQKWSRDRQIGPFDSLKASFQEVFDLD, encoded by the coding sequence ATGAATTTGATGACGTTTGTTCCCCCTGTTTCGCCGGATTATCCTGCATCCAGAAGTTCTGCAGCCAACGTTAAGACTCTTACATTTGGCGATGGGTATAGTCAGAGGACTCCTAGCGGTTTGAATTCACTTTCATGTTCTATGTCTTTGACTTGGTCCAAGTTGGTCAAATCGGAAGCTGATCTGATTGAGGCTTTTTTCCAGGGTCGAAAGGGGACAGAAGCTTTTTACTGGACAGCTCCTCACCAAGAAGCGGCACAAAAGTGGGTATGCCAAAAATGGAGTCGTGATCGCCAAATTGGGCCATTTGATTCTCTTAAAGCGAGTTTTCAGGAGGTTTTTGACCTTGATTAA
- a CDS encoding phage minor tail protein L has product MINSDVQKASPGNLVHLFDIDATGIGGDVYHFVKATDQGQPVRWRGNVYMPLDFEGEGFEVNGQGSLPRPTLRVSHIKTALLGVVRESGDLLGAEVTRWRTFSKYLDGGPQADPNVHFPPDIYNIDRKIVQNKVFIEWELAASMDQEGKKLPGRQILRDTCTHIYRRWTGCAFDYSKATCPYTGGGCFDRAGKPCLEGEDQCGKRLSDCELRFPHQPLPTRAFPGVARTRA; this is encoded by the coding sequence TTGATTAATAGCGACGTTCAAAAGGCTTCGCCCGGCAACCTGGTGCATCTTTTTGACATTGATGCCACCGGCATTGGTGGAGATGTTTATCATTTTGTTAAGGCGACGGACCAAGGGCAGCCTGTGCGATGGAGAGGCAATGTATATATGCCGCTTGATTTTGAGGGTGAAGGGTTTGAGGTCAATGGGCAGGGATCGCTTCCGCGTCCGACGCTTCGCGTGTCTCACATCAAGACGGCTTTGCTCGGCGTGGTGCGTGAGTCCGGTGATTTGCTTGGCGCGGAGGTTACGCGGTGGCGTACTTTTTCCAAGTATTTGGATGGCGGGCCGCAGGCCGACCCTAACGTTCACTTCCCGCCGGACATCTATAATATCGACCGCAAGATTGTTCAAAATAAAGTTTTTATTGAGTGGGAGCTTGCAGCGTCCATGGATCAGGAGGGCAAGAAACTACCTGGTCGGCAGATCTTGCGAGATACCTGTACGCATATTTACCGCCGGTGGACCGGTTGCGCATTCGACTATTCCAAAGCGACGTGTCCGTACACCGGGGGAGGCTGTTTTGACCGCGCTGGCAAGCCCTGTTTGGAGGGGGAAGATCAATGTGGCAAGCGGCTTTCCGATTGTGAGCTGCGTTTTCCTCATCAACCGTTGCCCACGCGGGCTTTCCCTGGCGTGGCTCGAACGAGGGCGTAA